A single window of Rubripirellula lacrimiformis DNA harbors:
- a CDS encoding membrane or secreted protein: MTNDRTSFPLGLVWAILLVGLVSGCRGGWLPPAGTMNQQQANAIAHDPFPQQAVGPSDLGARPPDYQQPLPAPVSNRLVPDSMPWLGR; the protein is encoded by the coding sequence ATGACGAATGATCGGACTTCATTCCCGCTGGGCCTCGTATGGGCCATTTTGCTTGTCGGGCTGGTATCCGGTTGCCGTGGCGGATGGTTGCCGCCTGCGGGAACGATGAACCAGCAACAAGCCAACGCGATCGCACATGATCCATTCCCGCAGCAAGCGGTCGGGCCGAGTGATCTGGGGGCTCGCCCACCGGACTACCAACAGCCTCTGCCTGCCCCGGTCAGCAACCGATTGGTCCCGGATTCGATGCCCTGGCTGGGCCGCTAA
- a CDS encoding YjhG/YagF family D-xylonate dehydratase, with protein MNQFFQALDPDSIQTHAKGPSGSLPLSDEILRQWTSGDIFGLTQSVGMGFDPRRVLGDQFLILSTQGGVRAPDGTPIALGYHTGHWEVGLLVQAAAEQICKHEGVPFAAFVSDPCDGRSQGTKGMFDSLPYRNDAAMVMRRLIRSLPQRKGVIGVATCDKGLPAMMMALAGTGHLANVIVPGGVTLPPSVGEDSGKVQTIGARYTRGEMSLEEASLEGCRSCGTPGGGCQFLGTAATSQVVAEAMGMTVPHAALAPSGQPIWTQLARDSADASHGMVQRGETMSDILTDDALFNAMLIHAAVGGSTNLLLHIPAIAHAAGLKRPDAAAFREINRMVPRFVDCLPNGPVGHPTVRLFLAGGVPEVAWHLRNLGLLKTQARTVAGMTWDEILDQWESCERRQVCRDRLRDADGIDPDEVIMTPKVAKSRGLTSTVCFPSGNLCPEGSVIKATSIDPTVIDADGVYRNRGRARVFVSERDAIAAIKGQSEPAIQAGDVIVLIGRGPIGCGMEETYQITSALKYLSFGKQVALVTDARFSGVSTGACIGHVGPEALAGGPIAKVRDGDVIDILIDRNELTGHVNLVSSDDSMTAEEILASRTAHPDLQVEPDMPEDTRLWAALQQAGGGTWGGCVYDVDEIVRRLTKDS; from the coding sequence ATGAACCAATTCTTTCAAGCACTCGACCCCGATTCGATCCAGACTCATGCCAAGGGCCCCAGTGGTTCGCTACCGCTTTCGGACGAAATCCTTCGTCAGTGGACTAGCGGCGACATCTTTGGGCTGACCCAAAGTGTGGGCATGGGCTTTGATCCACGCCGCGTTCTCGGTGACCAGTTCCTGATTCTTAGCACCCAGGGTGGCGTTCGGGCGCCCGATGGGACGCCGATCGCGCTGGGATACCACACCGGACACTGGGAAGTCGGTTTGTTGGTGCAGGCGGCCGCCGAACAGATCTGCAAACACGAAGGCGTCCCTTTTGCGGCCTTCGTCAGTGACCCCTGCGATGGCCGTTCCCAAGGCACCAAAGGGATGTTCGATTCACTGCCCTATCGCAACGATGCTGCGATGGTGATGCGGCGTTTGATTCGTTCCCTGCCACAGCGCAAGGGCGTTATCGGCGTGGCGACCTGCGACAAGGGGTTGCCAGCGATGATGATGGCGCTTGCCGGCACCGGGCACCTTGCCAATGTGATTGTTCCCGGCGGTGTCACGTTGCCGCCCTCAGTCGGGGAAGATTCGGGTAAGGTCCAGACGATCGGTGCGCGATACACTCGCGGCGAGATGAGTTTGGAAGAGGCGTCATTGGAAGGTTGCCGATCCTGTGGAACCCCCGGTGGTGGATGTCAGTTCCTGGGGACTGCGGCCACCAGCCAAGTGGTCGCCGAAGCGATGGGGATGACGGTGCCGCACGCGGCGCTTGCGCCCAGCGGTCAACCGATCTGGACTCAACTGGCACGCGATTCGGCGGACGCTTCGCACGGCATGGTCCAGCGTGGCGAAACGATGTCAGACATTTTGACGGACGACGCACTGTTCAATGCGATGTTGATTCATGCCGCGGTCGGTGGCAGCACGAACCTGCTGTTGCACATCCCCGCGATCGCACACGCCGCCGGTCTGAAACGCCCTGACGCGGCCGCGTTTCGCGAAATCAATCGGATGGTGCCACGGTTTGTCGACTGTTTGCCCAACGGACCGGTCGGCCATCCAACGGTGCGATTGTTCCTGGCCGGCGGCGTTCCCGAAGTCGCTTGGCACCTGCGAAATCTAGGGCTATTGAAGACTCAGGCCCGTACCGTCGCTGGGATGACCTGGGACGAAATCTTGGATCAATGGGAATCCTGCGAACGTCGCCAAGTTTGCCGCGACCGTTTACGCGATGCCGACGGGATCGATCCCGACGAAGTCATCATGACTCCCAAGGTTGCCAAAAGTCGTGGTTTGACCAGCACCGTGTGCTTCCCGTCGGGCAATCTGTGTCCCGAAGGTTCGGTGATCAAAGCGACGTCCATCGACCCTACCGTGATCGACGCCGATGGTGTGTACCGAAACCGTGGCCGGGCGCGAGTGTTCGTGTCCGAACGCGACGCGATCGCAGCGATCAAGGGCCAATCGGAACCCGCGATCCAAGCCGGGGACGTGATTGTGTTGATCGGCCGTGGACCGATCGGATGCGGGATGGAAGAGACTTACCAGATCACGTCAGCACTGAAATATCTGTCGTTTGGAAAACAAGTGGCGTTGGTGACGGACGCTCGGTTTTCGGGGGTCAGCACCGGTGCGTGCATCGGGCACGTCGGCCCCGAAGCGTTGGCGGGTGGTCCGATCGCCAAAGTTCGTGACGGCGACGTGATCGATATTCTGATCGATCGCAACGAACTGACCGGCCACGTGAATCTGGTCAGCTCGGACGATTCGATGACGGCCGAAGAAATATTGGCCAGCCGGACTGCGCACCCCGATTTGCAGGTGGAACCCGACATGCCCGAGGACACTCGGTTGTGGGCCGCCCTGCAACAGGCTGGCGGTGGGACCTGGGGCGGCTGCGTGTATGACGTCGACGAAATCGTCCGCCGGCTCACCAAGGATTCCTAG
- a CDS encoding AMP-binding protein: MKTFSKLIDALDHQVAMRGDGDAVVAWDRDAGQWKRATWQQLADQVQDRSQQFEGQSAIVVPSDHSYQQIVDVLAVMRSGGCEISVDGRLAPQVQQDLIARAMRAPIEPDVALVLFTSGTTGTPKGVMLTDANLVGNAAAKLQAVPQRPWESSPRCPSGSGSAGNSVGAGGDVRLTMLPISHAYARTCDLGTWLLSGCTWAVTMGYEGLRHLAPIVRPTLVNTVPATAYRILDEGLEPLGLDRLRLLGCGGAAISVDAFQQFGQLGVTVIQGYGLTETGPVICSATPDNARPGMVGDFVDGWEHQIRGGELFVRGPHVMKGYCGDAAATALKIDSQGWLRTGDLVQHDQASGQLRILGRSDDVIVMDNGRKISPSWIERDVQRIAGVRNALLVWRGALELWIDWDPQASGAAADPNDPVRAVLQQYPEAKRASIHRFNPPLSRDDGELTAKGTHCRQRVLQNRLGHGG; this comes from the coding sequence TTGAAGACCTTTTCCAAGCTGATCGATGCGTTGGACCATCAGGTTGCCATGCGTGGTGATGGTGATGCGGTGGTCGCATGGGACCGCGACGCAGGCCAATGGAAACGGGCGACATGGCAGCAGTTGGCCGATCAGGTCCAGGATCGGTCGCAGCAGTTCGAAGGTCAGTCGGCGATCGTCGTCCCGTCGGATCATTCGTACCAGCAGATCGTGGACGTCTTGGCTGTGATGCGGTCCGGCGGCTGCGAAATTTCGGTCGATGGAAGGCTGGCCCCCCAGGTTCAACAGGACCTGATCGCGCGTGCGATGCGTGCCCCGATCGAACCGGACGTCGCGTTGGTGTTGTTCACCAGCGGCACGACGGGCACGCCCAAGGGCGTGATGTTGACGGATGCCAATCTGGTCGGCAACGCGGCCGCCAAGCTACAGGCGGTGCCACAGCGTCCCTGGGAAAGCAGCCCCAGATGCCCCAGCGGCTCGGGCAGCGCGGGCAACTCGGTCGGCGCGGGCGGGGACGTGCGATTGACGATGTTGCCGATCTCGCACGCCTATGCGCGAACCTGCGATCTGGGCACGTGGCTGCTAAGCGGTTGCACATGGGCGGTCACGATGGGGTACGAAGGGCTGCGCCATTTGGCGCCCATCGTTCGTCCGACCCTGGTCAACACGGTGCCGGCGACCGCATATCGGATCTTGGACGAAGGTTTGGAGCCGCTGGGGCTGGACCGTTTACGGTTGCTCGGATGCGGTGGTGCTGCGATTTCAGTCGACGCATTCCAGCAATTTGGACAGCTTGGTGTGACCGTGATCCAAGGCTACGGTCTGACCGAAACGGGACCGGTGATCTGCAGTGCGACGCCCGACAATGCCCGGCCGGGAATGGTGGGCGATTTTGTCGATGGCTGGGAACATCAGATTCGCGGTGGCGAACTATTCGTGCGTGGGCCGCACGTCATGAAAGGCTACTGTGGTGACGCGGCGGCGACTGCACTGAAGATCGACAGCCAGGGATGGTTGCGAACCGGCGACTTGGTCCAGCATGATCAAGCAAGCGGCCAGCTGCGGATCCTGGGGCGATCCGACGATGTGATCGTGATGGACAACGGTCGAAAGATTTCACCCAGCTGGATCGAACGTGATGTCCAGCGAATCGCGGGAGTGCGAAACGCATTGCTGGTGTGGCGAGGTGCGTTGGAATTGTGGATCGATTGGGATCCACAGGCCAGCGGAGCGGCAGCCGATCCCAACGATCCGGTGCGTGCGGTGTTGCAGCAATACCCCGAGGCCAAGCGAGCCAGTATCCACCGATTCAACCCGCCGCTATCACGCGATGACGGAGAACTGACGGCCAAGGGAACGCACTGTCGACAGCGGGTCCTACAGAACCGATTGGGTCACGGCGGGTAG
- the tatC gene encoding twin-arginine translocase subunit TatC: MDRLARPKDDLFDNSTMTFGEHLDELRQCLVKAILWLAGGLIIGLFFADSVILFIQRPLESAIREFQADRDLHQMGYDPHADEVQPLRTFLAGGSLIAEIVYDVPEEFQKLTMDSLIIPSATTSAQSGDAASAGLDAPLEQVTVEPRQLADILGSLPDPSQLQPRLQLRQNKTGLSSLKMEEPFMIWVKAGLIVGAIFASPMIFYHIWAFVAAGLHDHERRYVYIYLPLSVVLFISGVVLAFFLVLHYVLAFLLAFNGSMEVAIEPRLSYYVNFVLMLPLGFGIAFQLPLVMLFVQRIGILETQAYVDSWKVAVLVIFVIAMVVTPADVTSMVALAIPLVFLYMLGILMCMLIPRGRGLGSDAYDPA; encoded by the coding sequence GTGGACCGATTGGCTCGCCCCAAAGACGACCTGTTTGATAACTCGACCATGACATTCGGGGAACACCTGGATGAACTGCGTCAGTGCTTGGTGAAAGCCATCTTGTGGCTGGCGGGCGGATTGATCATTGGGCTGTTCTTTGCCGACTCGGTCATCCTGTTCATCCAACGGCCGCTGGAAAGCGCGATCCGCGAATTCCAGGCGGACCGGGACCTGCACCAAATGGGATACGACCCGCATGCCGACGAAGTCCAACCGCTGCGTACGTTCCTGGCCGGCGGTTCGCTGATCGCCGAAATTGTCTACGACGTCCCCGAGGAATTCCAAAAGCTGACGATGGATTCGCTGATCATCCCGTCCGCTACGACATCCGCGCAAAGCGGTGACGCCGCCAGCGCAGGCCTCGATGCCCCGCTGGAACAGGTCACCGTCGAACCTCGACAACTGGCCGACATTTTGGGGTCGCTTCCCGATCCGAGCCAGCTGCAACCACGACTACAGTTGCGGCAAAACAAAACGGGGCTCAGTTCGCTGAAGATGGAAGAGCCCTTCATGATCTGGGTCAAAGCGGGGCTGATCGTCGGCGCCATCTTTGCATCCCCGATGATCTTCTATCACATCTGGGCGTTTGTGGCCGCGGGACTGCACGACCATGAACGACGGTACGTGTACATCTACCTTCCGCTAAGCGTGGTGCTGTTTATATCAGGCGTCGTGTTGGCGTTTTTCTTGGTGCTGCACTACGTGCTTGCCTTTCTGTTGGCATTCAATGGATCGATGGAAGTGGCGATCGAGCCGCGGCTTTCGTACTACGTCAACTTCGTGCTGATGCTGCCGCTTGGGTTTGGCATCGCGTTCCAACTGCCCCTGGTGATGCTGTTTGTTCAGCGAATCGGAATCCTGGAAACGCAGGCCTACGTCGACAGCTGGAAAGTCGCCGTGCTGGTGATCTTTGTGATCGCCATGGTCGTCACCCCAGCCGACGTGACCAGCATGGTAGCGTTGGCGATCCCGTTGGTATTCCTGTACATGCTAGGGATCCTGATGTGCATGCTGATCCCACGTGGCCGCGGCCTGGGGAGCGACGCCTACGACCCGGCCTAG
- the fba gene encoding class II fructose-bisphosphate aldolase (catalyzes the reversible aldol condensation of dihydroxyacetonephosphate and glyceraldehyde 3-phosphate in the Calvin cycle, glycolysis, and/or gluconeogenesis), with product MPLVPLRVVLDHAAENNYGVAAFNVNNMEQIQSIMEAAEETDSPVIIQASRGARAYSQDAYLRHLMIAATELYPHIPIVMHQDHGNSPATCQSAIDNGFTSVMMDGSLKEDGKTPADYDYNVKVTLEVVKAAHAQGVSVEGELGCLGSLESGEGEQEDGHGAVGELTHDQLLTDPDEAQRFVEETGVDALAVAIGTSHGAYKFTKKPTGEVLAMDRIEAIHAKLPNTHLVMHGSSSVPQELQDIINQFGGKMKQTYGVPVEEIQRGIKSGVRKINVDTDCRMAITGAIRKVLTEDPGAFDPRAYLKPARVAMKNVCVARMTAFGQAGNASKLRASMGTTA from the coding sequence ATGCCTTTGGTCCCACTTCGTGTTGTCCTCGATCACGCCGCCGAAAATAACTACGGCGTCGCTGCATTCAACGTCAACAACATGGAACAAATCCAGTCGATCATGGAAGCGGCTGAAGAAACCGATTCGCCGGTCATCATTCAGGCTTCCCGCGGTGCCCGCGCCTACTCGCAAGACGCTTACCTGCGTCACCTGATGATCGCAGCGACGGAACTGTACCCGCACATTCCAATCGTCATGCACCAGGACCACGGCAACAGCCCTGCGACCTGCCAGTCGGCGATCGACAACGGTTTCACCAGCGTCATGATGGACGGCTCGCTGAAGGAAGACGGCAAGACCCCAGCCGACTATGACTACAACGTGAAGGTCACGTTGGAAGTCGTCAAAGCGGCTCACGCCCAAGGCGTCAGCGTCGAAGGCGAACTCGGTTGCCTAGGATCGCTGGAATCCGGCGAAGGCGAACAAGAAGACGGTCACGGTGCTGTCGGCGAATTGACTCACGATCAACTGCTGACCGATCCCGACGAAGCACAACGTTTCGTCGAAGAAACCGGCGTGGATGCGTTGGCCGTCGCCATCGGCACCAGCCACGGTGCGTACAAGTTCACCAAGAAGCCAACCGGCGAAGTCTTGGCAATGGACCGAATCGAAGCGATTCACGCCAAACTGCCCAACACGCACTTGGTCATGCACGGATCCAGCAGCGTTCCGCAAGAACTGCAAGACATCATCAACCAGTTCGGCGGCAAGATGAAGCAAACCTACGGCGTGCCCGTCGAAGAAATTCAACGCGGTATCAAGAGCGGTGTTCGTAAGATCAACGTCGATACTGACTGCCGAATGGCCATCACCGGTGCGATCCGCAAGGTGTTGACCGAAGATCCAGGTGCATTCGACCCACGTGCTTATCTGAAACCAGCTCGCGTGGCCATGAAGAACGTCTGCGTCGCTCGCATGACCGCCTTCGGCCAAGCCGGTAACGCATCGAAGCTGCGTGCTTCGATGGGCACCACCGCTTAG
- a CDS encoding type I phosphomannose isomerase catalytic subunit — MQPYPLSFRPVLKQTIWGGRRLGSLLGKPIGSDENYAESWEIVDHGDDQSVVTDGDLAGQTLAQVIAGHRQWLLGDQVPQGSFPLLLKYLDCNRVLSVQVHPDDAYAKQMPQPDLGKTEAWYIVASDPGSQIYAGLKSGVDQSTLREAIAAGQTEETLHTFHPEVGDIVFIPAGTVHALGSGLVVAEIQQSSDTTFRLFDWNRVDDAGNGRPLHIQSSLEVTDYQRGPVAAVRCDALATGWQTMVSCDKFVLNVLLGGTDTIGGDGRFHLVTVPRGRATLVDGNRRYPLETGATVMLPAAMGACGISVSAPDSTVLASHLPD, encoded by the coding sequence ATGCAACCATATCCACTGTCGTTCCGGCCCGTTCTAAAACAGACCATCTGGGGTGGACGCCGTTTGGGGTCACTTTTGGGCAAACCCATCGGCAGCGACGAAAATTATGCCGAAAGCTGGGAAATCGTCGATCACGGCGATGATCAAAGCGTTGTCACCGACGGCGACTTGGCTGGTCAGACCCTGGCCCAAGTGATCGCCGGCCATCGCCAATGGCTGTTGGGGGATCAGGTGCCCCAGGGATCGTTCCCCCTGCTGCTGAAATATCTGGATTGCAACCGCGTGTTGTCCGTTCAGGTCCACCCGGATGATGCCTACGCCAAACAGATGCCTCAGCCCGATCTGGGGAAGACCGAAGCCTGGTACATCGTCGCGTCGGATCCCGGTAGCCAAATTTACGCCGGATTGAAGTCCGGCGTCGACCAATCGACGCTGCGGGAGGCGATCGCGGCGGGCCAGACCGAAGAAACGCTTCACACGTTTCATCCCGAGGTTGGCGATATCGTCTTTATCCCGGCCGGGACCGTGCACGCCTTGGGATCCGGGTTGGTGGTGGCCGAAATCCAACAGTCCAGCGACACCACGTTTCGATTGTTCGACTGGAACCGAGTCGACGATGCCGGAAATGGCCGGCCTCTGCACATCCAATCCAGTTTGGAAGTGACCGATTATCAGCGCGGACCAGTCGCGGCGGTCCGCTGTGATGCTCTGGCCACCGGCTGGCAAACGATGGTCAGCTGCGACAAATTTGTGCTGAACGTTCTGTTGGGGGGCACCGACACCATCGGCGGGGACGGTCGATTCCACCTGGTCACGGTCCCCCGCGGTCGGGCGACGCTGGTCGACGGAAACCGAAGATATCCGCTGGAAACCGGGGCGACCGTGATGCTGCCGGCGGCGATGGGAGCCTGCGGGATTTCGGTTTCGGCGCCCGATTCGACCGTGCTGGCGTCGCATTTGCCCGATTGA
- a CDS encoding PSD1 and planctomycete cytochrome C domain-containing protein, whose protein sequence is MRIAAFFGLIIAVAVSTPASHAGAAEHEPIDFNRDVRPILIQYCTSCHGGVKQAGDVSFVYADRVLPPDGWIVEPGEPDESILIQRITTDDADMRMPPADEHPEPLPAEDVETLRRWISEGAKWGDLWSMAPLKLDAPAVPGDSPSAVAESSWAKKKLDLFVETKRTQQGLSPSPPAPPNQWLRRVSLDLTGLPPTPAQIGAFESACKSAANEAARDQIYAAEVDRLLASPQYGQRWASMWMDLARYADSMGFEKDPHRDMWPYRDWLIRSFNRDMPYDEFTIKQLAGDLLPDPTADDLIATAFHRNTQTNTEGGTDDEEFRVAAIIDRVNTTWTVWQATTFGCVQCHSHPYDPLEHDEYYRCMALFDSSLDADLPDDYPTFKVPTNPDDIEHAFTVQREYESARQRRNDFGRQRCGDTPWTPATPTNATSSGGKLKINDDHVQTASGTFPVGVEYTIDLAGPTSPDENAESAIDGDTITGIRLEIFPDPGNAPGQGSLLTHLRVAVVDNQGDQEKSTDIAIADVFVDALTQSTDPRDSLQGNSGGVGEHPKLNDRRWACFIFKEPVKLADHQNLRLRMKQSQSTTGNLATPIRDFRWSVTDDPALTELLANPQLSEFTSALDQAKKQADEISGASLPIVRSRPSQAARVTRTFIRGNWMERDDAVTPGIPAVFTQSAPLIDDAKAPNQQAAAVVENRLDFANWLVSKGNPLAARVWANRIWAQLFGRGLVETEEDFGSSGLAPSDPMLLDHLADLARNEHRWHLKPLLRDIVLSSTYRQTHDASDQNMAVDPRNRYFARGPRTRLSAEMIRDQALAASQLLSDESGGPSVMPPQPDGVWQAVYSGAQWKTSEGDQRYRRALYTYWRRTSPYPSFLTFDSPTRDLCSARRLDTNTPLQALVTLNDPVYQECSAALAKNAIDQSGESVEVAIDSMFRSVTSQTPNDLERSALLSLYTDLRSPPTSSSDDGADNNDDIDLPTLSIVANTILNLDKALTK, encoded by the coding sequence ATGCGAATTGCAGCTTTTTTCGGCCTGATCATCGCTGTCGCAGTCTCGACGCCTGCCAGCCATGCCGGGGCCGCCGAGCACGAACCGATTGACTTCAATCGCGACGTCCGACCGATCCTGATCCAATACTGCACGTCTTGCCATGGCGGTGTGAAGCAGGCCGGTGATGTCTCGTTCGTCTACGCCGACCGCGTCCTGCCGCCCGATGGATGGATCGTCGAACCGGGTGAACCCGATGAATCGATTTTGATCCAGCGGATCACGACCGACGATGCCGACATGCGGATGCCGCCGGCGGACGAACACCCCGAACCGCTGCCGGCCGAAGACGTCGAAACGCTGCGGCGTTGGATCAGCGAAGGTGCAAAGTGGGGTGATCTGTGGTCGATGGCGCCACTGAAACTTGATGCGCCGGCGGTGCCAGGCGATTCGCCATCTGCGGTGGCCGAATCTTCCTGGGCCAAAAAGAAACTGGACCTGTTCGTCGAAACCAAACGAACCCAACAGGGGCTGTCCCCATCGCCCCCGGCCCCGCCGAACCAGTGGCTGCGGCGCGTGTCGCTGGACCTGACGGGATTGCCGCCAACGCCCGCACAGATCGGTGCGTTCGAATCGGCGTGCAAATCCGCCGCCAATGAAGCCGCCCGCGACCAAATCTATGCCGCCGAAGTCGATCGACTGCTGGCCAGCCCCCAATACGGCCAACGCTGGGCATCGATGTGGATGGACCTGGCCCGGTATGCCGATTCGATGGGTTTCGAAAAAGATCCGCACCGCGACATGTGGCCCTATCGCGACTGGCTAATCCGGTCATTCAACCGCGACATGCCCTACGATGAATTCACCATCAAACAACTCGCTGGCGATCTGCTGCCCGACCCCACCGCCGACGATTTGATCGCCACCGCCTTTCATCGCAACACCCAAACCAACACGGAAGGCGGCACCGACGACGAGGAGTTCCGCGTTGCCGCGATCATCGACCGGGTCAACACCACCTGGACCGTCTGGCAGGCAACCACGTTTGGATGCGTCCAATGTCATTCGCACCCCTACGATCCGTTGGAACACGACGAGTACTACCGATGCATGGCGTTGTTCGACAGTTCGCTGGACGCCGATCTTCCCGACGACTACCCCACGTTCAAAGTCCCGACGAACCCCGACGACATCGAACACGCTTTCACGGTCCAACGCGAATATGAAAGCGCTCGCCAGCGACGCAACGACTTCGGTCGCCAGCGCTGCGGCGACACCCCGTGGACGCCCGCCACCCCCACCAACGCCACGTCGTCTGGTGGAAAGCTAAAGATCAACGATGACCACGTCCAAACCGCATCGGGAACCTTCCCGGTCGGTGTGGAGTACACCATCGATTTGGCTGGACCGACATCGCCGGACGAGAACGCCGAATCGGCAATCGATGGCGACACGATCACGGGAATCCGACTAGAGATTTTCCCCGACCCGGGCAATGCACCGGGACAGGGATCATTGCTGACTCACCTGCGCGTGGCCGTGGTCGACAACCAAGGCGACCAAGAAAAATCGACGGACATTGCGATCGCCGACGTGTTTGTCGATGCGTTGACTCAGTCAACGGATCCTCGCGATTCGCTGCAGGGCAACTCCGGCGGCGTGGGCGAGCACCCGAAACTGAACGACCGGCGTTGGGCGTGTTTCATCTTCAAGGAACCGGTGAAGCTTGCCGATCATCAGAACCTGCGACTGCGGATGAAGCAGAGCCAATCGACAACGGGCAACCTAGCGACGCCGATACGCGACTTTCGTTGGTCCGTCACCGACGATCCCGCGTTGACGGAATTGTTGGCGAATCCGCAGCTATCCGAGTTCACTTCGGCTTTGGACCAGGCGAAGAAACAGGCCGACGAGATCTCCGGTGCGTCGTTGCCGATCGTTCGATCGCGGCCCAGTCAAGCGGCGCGAGTCACACGAACCTTCATTCGCGGCAATTGGATGGAACGCGACGACGCGGTAACGCCGGGCATCCCGGCGGTGTTCACCCAGTCGGCCCCACTGATCGACGACGCCAAGGCCCCGAACCAACAGGCTGCAGCGGTCGTCGAGAATCGGTTGGACTTCGCCAACTGGTTGGTTTCCAAAGGCAACCCGTTGGCGGCACGTGTTTGGGCCAACCGCATTTGGGCTCAACTGTTCGGTCGCGGCCTGGTCGAGACCGAAGAGGATTTCGGGTCCAGCGGCTTGGCCCCATCCGACCCGATGCTGCTGGATCACTTGGCCGACTTGGCTCGCAACGAACATCGCTGGCATCTGAAACCACTGCTTCGCGACATCGTCCTGTCGTCCACCTATCGTCAAACCCACGACGCGTCCGATCAAAACATGGCGGTCGATCCACGGAACCGCTACTTTGCTCGCGGCCCACGCACGCGACTGTCGGCCGAAATGATTCGCGACCAAGCACTGGCTGCGTCCCAACTACTGTCCGACGAATCCGGCGGCCCCTCGGTGATGCCACCGCAACCCGACGGTGTCTGGCAAGCCGTTTACAGCGGGGCACAGTGGAAGACATCCGAAGGCGACCAACGCTACCGGCGAGCCCTTTACACGTATTGGCGTCGGACCAGCCCGTACCCGAGTTTCTTGACATTCGACTCACCGACTCGTGACCTCTGTTCGGCCCGTCGACTGGACACCAACACTCCGCTGCAAGCTCTTGTGACGCTGAATGACCCTGTCTATCAAGAGTGTTCGGCAGCACTGGCAAAAAACGCCATCGATCAATCCGGCGAATCGGTCGAAGTAGCGATCGATTCCATGTTCCGCAGCGTGACCAGCCAGACGCCGAACGATCTAGAACGATCCGCACTGCTGTCGCTGTACACCGATCTTCGCAGCCCACCGACGTCATCCAGCGATGATGGGGCCGACAACAACGACGACATCGACCTCCCCACCCTTAGCATCGTCGCCAACACGATCTTGAACCTGGACAAGGCACTGACCAAATGA